Proteins found in one Lonchura striata isolate bLonStr1 chromosome 25, bLonStr1.mat, whole genome shotgun sequence genomic segment:
- the MSL1 gene encoding male-specific lethal 1 homolog, translating into MGAGGGSPGQAACLRQILLLQLDLIEQQQQQLQAKERQIEELRAERDTLLARIERMERRVQLVKKDSEREKHRIFQGFEVDEKPEAEACEKLPLECPQDLLEPPPTLQPKHFPYGRNGKGHKRKPTFGSAERKTPVKKLVSEFSKVKSKTPKHSPGKEESGGSLAETVCKRELRSQETPEKPRSLLETPLRASAPPKGPGTHPKEKGFVSEADDLPYLSTTEMYLCRWHQPPPSPLREPSPKKEETVAIPSWRDHVVEPLRDPNPSDILENLDDSVFSKRHAKLELDEKRRKRWDIQRIREQRILQRLQLRMYKRKGIQESEPEVTSFFPEPDDVESLLITPYLPVVAFGRPLPKLTPQNFELPWLDERSRCRLEVQKKQTPHRTCRK; encoded by the exons ATGGGCGCCGGCGGAGGGTCGCCCGGGCAGGCCGCCTGCCTGCGGCagatcctgctgctccagctggaccTGAtcgagcagcagcagcagcagctgcaggccaAGGAGCGGCAGATCGAGGAGCTCCGGGCCGAGCGCGATACG CTCCTGGCACGGATCGAGCGCATGGAAAGGCGGGTGCAGCTGGTGAAGAAGGACAGCGAGCGGGAGAAGCACCGCATCTTCCAGGGCTTTGAGGTGGATGAGAAGCCGGAGGCAGAGGCATGTGAGAAGTTGCCTTTGGAGTGTCCCCAGGACCTGCTGGAGCCTCCCCCGACCCTGCAGCCCAAGCACTTCCCCTACGGCAGGAACGGGAAGGGGCATAAAAG gaagccaacGTTTGGGAGCGCGGAGAGGAAGACGCCCGTTAAAAAACTAGTGTCAGAGTTCTCCAAAGTGAAGAGCAAAACTCCAAAACACTCCCCGGGGAAGGAGGAATCGGGCGGCTCCTTGGCTGAAACTGTTTGTAAACGAGAACTGCGGAGCCAAGAGACTCCAGAAAAACCCCGGTCACTCCTGGAGACCCCACTCAGAGCATCAGCCCCTCCGAAGGGCCCTGGCACCCACCCTAAGGAGAAAGGCTTTGTCAGCGAGGCCGACGACCTGCCCTATCTGTCCACCACAGAAATGTACTTGTGCCGCTGGCACCAGCCGCCCCCATCGCCGCTGCGGGAGCCTTCTCCCAAAAAGGAGGAGACTGTAGCAA TTCCATCTTGGAGGGACCATGTCGTGGAGCCCCTGAGAGACCCCAACCCCTCCGACATCCTGGAG AACCTGGATGACAGCGTCTTTTCCAAACGGCACGCAAAGCTGGAGCTGGATGAAAAACGAAGGAAAAG GTGGGACATCCAGCGGATCAGGGAACAGAGAATCCTACAGCGGCTGCAGCTCCGAATGTACAAAAGGAAAGGGATTCAGGAGTCGGAACCTGAAGTTACCTCATTTTTCCCTGAGCCAGATGATG TGGAAAGTTTGCTCATCACCCCTTACCTGCCCGTTGTCGCCTTTGGCCGGCCCTTGCCCAAACTGACCCCACA GAACTTCGAGCTGCCGTGGCTGGACGAGCGCAGCCGCTGCCGGCTGGAGGTGCAGAAGAAGCAGACGCCACACCGGACCTGTCGGAAATAA
- the NR1D1 gene encoding nuclear receptor subfamily 1 group D member 1 produces the protein MAAPEAGSTGGVISYVGSSGASPTRTSPVSLCSDSSNSSSQSGSQPFPTYFPPSPTGSLQDSRAYGGATLAPHEDGSPSSSSSSSSTSSSSYNSSVNFPGVQPVPADERRRSSPSKGGSTVTKLNGMVLLCKVCGDVASGFHYGVHACEGCKGFFRRSIQQNIQYKKCLKNENCSIVRINRNRCQQCRFKKCLLVGMSRDAVRFGRIPKREKQRMLAEMQSAMGGMATAPPPMPGPGEGPAVGGGHAAPPGPPPLAPPACFSQFPQQLTPPRSPSPGGATEDVIAQVAKAHKEIFIYAHDKLGPPPACDSGILRWDAPPAWAPGPPEPRLCPTAYPEPPAPRGCPWPRGPKDVLPACPMNSHVPGRSGRSVQEIWEDFSLSFTPAVREVVEFAKHIPGFQALSQHDQVTLLKAGTFEVLMVRFASLFDVKEQTVTFMSRTRYGLEELWAMGMGDLLGAMFDFSEKLSALELSDEELGLFTAVVLVSADRSGMEDTASVEQLQETLLRALRALVLKTRPAETSRFTKLLLKLPDLRTLNNLHSEKLLSFRIDAQ, from the exons ATGGCGGCCCCCGAGGCCGGCAGCACAG GTGGGGTGATCAGCTACGTGGGCTCCAGCGGCGCCTCTCCCACCCGCACCAGCCCCGTGTCCCTCTGCAGCGACAGctccaacagcagctcccagtCGGGCTCGCAGCCCTTCCCCACGTACTTCCCACCGTCACCCACCGGCTCCCTCCAGGATTCCCGCGCCTATGGCGGAGCCACGCTGGCCCCGCATGAAGACggctccccttcctcctcctcgtcatcctcctccacctcctcttcctcatacAACTCCTCGGTGAATTTCCCCGGGGTGCAGCCGGTCCCCGCGGACGAGCGGCGCCGCAGCTCGCCAAGCAAAGGCGGCAGCACCGTCACGA AGCTCAACGGGATGGTGCTGCTCTGCAAGGTCTGCGGGGACGTCGCCTCCGGCTTCCACTACGGCGTCCACGCCTGCGAAGGCTGCAAG GGCTTCTTCCGCCGCAGCATCCAGCAGAACATCCAGTACAAGAAGTGCCTCAAGAACGAGAACTGCTCTATCGTCCGCATCAACCGCAACCGCTGCCAGCAATGCCGCTTCAAGAAGTGCCTGCTTGTCGGCATGTCCCGTGATG CCGTGCGCTTCGGGCGCATCCCCAAGCGGGAGAAGCAGCGGATGCTGGCAGAGATGCAGAGTGCTATGGGCGGCATGGCCACTGCCCCACCGCCGATGCCGGGGCCCGGCGAAGGTCCCGCCGTGGGCGGGGGCCACGCAgcgccccccggccccccaCCTCTCGCCCCCCCGGCCTGcttctcccagttcccccagcaGCTGACGCCGCCCCGCTCGCCCAGCCCCGGCGGGGCCACCGAGGACGTGATCGCGCAGGTGGCCAAAGCCCACAAGGAGATCTTCATCTACGCGCACGACAAGCTGGGACCCCCTCCCGCCTGCGACAGCGGCATTCTGCGCTGGGACGCGCCCCCCGCCTGGGCTCCCGGGCCCCCCGAGCCCCGGCTGTGCCCCACCGCCTACCCCgagcccccggccccgcgggggtGCCCCTGGCCCCGCGGCCCCAAGGACGTGCTGCCG GCGTGCCCCATGAACAGCCACGTGCCCGGCCGCAGCGGGCGCTCCGTGCAGGAGATCTGGGAGGATTTCTCCCTCAGCTTCACCCCTGCCGTCCGCGAGGTGGTTGAGTTCGCCAAGCACATTCCCGGCTTCCAGGCGCTCTCCCAGCATGACCAGGTCACCCTGCTCAAGGCTGGCACCTTTGAG GTGCTGATGGTTCGCTTTGCGTCGCTGTTCGACGTGAAGGAGCAGACGGTGACGTTCATGAGCCGCACGCGGTacgggctggaggagctgtgggCCATGGGCATGGGAGACCTGCTCGGGGCCATGTTCGACTTCAGCGAGAAGCTCAGCGCCCTTGAGCTCAGTGATGAGGAGCTGGGGCTCTTCACCGCCGTCGTCCTCGTCTCGGCAG ACCGCTCGGGCATGGAGGACACGGCATCagtggagcagctgcaggagacgCTGCTGCGGGCCCTGCGCGCCCTGGTGCTGAAGACGCGCCCGGCCGAGACCTCGCGCTTCACCAAACTGCTGCTGAAGCTGCCGGACCTGCGCACCCTCAACAACCTCCACTCCGAGAAGCTGCTCTCCTTCCGCATCGACGCCCAGTAg